A window of the Microbacterium sp. LWH13-1.2 genome harbors these coding sequences:
- the argC gene encoding N-acetyl-gamma-glutamyl-phosphate reductase, whose product MTYSVAVSGASGYAGGEILRLLASHPDIEIRTVTAHSNAGQPLVQHQPHLRSLAHLTLQDTTPEILSGHDIVFLALPHGQSGQYTDALGDTPLVIDAGADHRLTSQDSWDSFYGGDFHEPWAYGVPELLVGGVKQREMLRGATRIAAPGCNASTVSLSLAPGVAAGVIDAGDIVSVLAVGPSGAGKSLKTNLLASEILGSANPYAVGGTHRHIPEIRQALAAASGAAPDGIRISFTPVLVPMSRGILATSTAPIIDGVSDAEIRAAWEEAYGDETFVQLLPTGQFPRTADVVGANTALIGLAIDRAANRVTVVTAVDNLVKGTAGAAIQSMNLALGLPESRALSVNGVAP is encoded by the coding sequence ATGACGTACTCCGTCGCCGTCTCCGGCGCATCCGGCTACGCGGGCGGCGAGATCCTGCGCCTCCTCGCGTCGCATCCCGACATCGAGATCCGCACCGTCACGGCGCACTCGAATGCAGGCCAACCGCTGGTGCAGCATCAGCCGCATCTGCGCTCTCTCGCCCATCTCACGCTGCAGGACACGACCCCCGAGATCCTCTCAGGGCACGACATCGTCTTCCTCGCTCTCCCGCACGGTCAGTCCGGCCAGTACACGGACGCGCTCGGCGACACCCCGCTCGTGATCGATGCGGGAGCCGACCACCGACTCACCTCGCAGGACTCATGGGACTCGTTCTACGGGGGCGACTTCCACGAGCCCTGGGCGTACGGCGTGCCCGAGCTGCTGGTCGGCGGCGTCAAGCAGAGGGAGATGCTGCGTGGCGCCACGCGGATCGCCGCGCCCGGGTGCAACGCCTCGACCGTGAGTCTGAGCCTCGCTCCGGGGGTCGCCGCGGGAGTGATCGACGCGGGGGACATCGTCTCGGTGCTCGCCGTCGGCCCCTCGGGCGCAGGCAAGAGCCTCAAGACCAACCTGCTCGCGAGCGAGATCCTCGGCAGCGCCAACCCCTATGCGGTCGGCGGCACCCATCGGCACATCCCCGAGATCCGCCAGGCGCTCGCCGCGGCGTCCGGAGCGGCGCCCGACGGCATCCGCATCTCGTTCACGCCCGTGCTCGTGCCGATGTCGAGGGGGATCCTCGCCACGTCGACCGCACCGATCATCGATGGCGTCAGCGATGCCGAGATCCGGGCCGCGTGGGAAGAGGCTTACGGTGACGAGACCTTCGTGCAGCTCCTGCCGACCGGTCAGTTCCCGCGCACGGCCGACGTCGTCGGTGCGAACACCGCCCTGATCGGTCTCGCCATCGATCGCGCGGCGAACAGAGTGACCGTGGTGACCGCCGTCGACAACCTCGTCAAGGGCACCGCAGGCGCTGCCATCCAGTCCATGAACCTCGCGCTGGGGCTGCCCGAGTCCCGCGCTCTCTCAGTGAACGGAGTCGCGCCGTGA